A genome region from Microbacterium profundi includes the following:
- a CDS encoding proline--tRNA ligase, translating to MVTRLSKFFLRTLREDPAEAEVIGHKLLLRAGYIRRQAAGIFAWLPLGLKVKAKIETIVRDEMANAGAQEVHFPALMPREPYQATGRWDEYGDLLFRLQDRKDADYLLAPTHEEAFTLLVKDLYSSYKDLPLTLYQIQDKYRDEARPRAGLLRGREFTMKDAYSFDATDEGLDVSYMAQRDAYERIFQRLGLEYVIVQADAGAMGGSRSEEFLHPTPVGEDTFVRSEGGYAANVEAFTTAVPDAVPFDDDAAAATIFDSPNTPTIETLVAHSNAVLDGDYTAADTLKNVVLALTHLDGTRELVIVGLPGDREIDEKRAEVAFSPAEVTTATDDDFENNPLLVKGYIGPWSPTGAVLGEESATGIRYLVDPRVSEGTRWITGANIDQKHAHTVIAGRDFEADGIVEIANVRDGDPAPDGSGPVSLARGMEIGHVFQLGRKYAEALGLKVLNENGKLVTVTMGSYGIGITRILAIIAELHNDDKGLIWPASVAPFDVHVVAAGRDQIAYDVAEKASADLEAAGLDVLYDDRPKVSPGVKFGDAELVGVPRVLVIGRGAADGQVEFWDRRTGERDTLSLDDAIGRLTS from the coding sequence GTGGTCACTCGTCTCTCGAAATTCTTCCTCCGCACGCTCCGTGAAGACCCCGCTGAAGCGGAGGTCATCGGTCACAAGCTGCTGCTGCGCGCCGGGTACATCCGTCGCCAGGCCGCCGGCATCTTCGCCTGGCTCCCGCTGGGCCTGAAGGTCAAGGCGAAGATCGAGACGATCGTCCGTGACGAGATGGCGAACGCCGGCGCCCAAGAGGTGCATTTCCCGGCCCTCATGCCTCGTGAGCCCTATCAGGCCACCGGACGCTGGGATGAGTACGGCGACCTGCTGTTCCGTCTGCAGGACCGCAAGGACGCCGATTATCTGCTCGCACCCACGCATGAGGAGGCCTTCACCCTGCTGGTGAAGGACCTGTACTCGTCGTACAAGGATCTGCCGCTGACGCTCTACCAGATCCAGGACAAGTACCGTGATGAGGCGCGTCCTCGCGCGGGTCTGCTGCGCGGACGCGAGTTCACCATGAAGGACGCGTATTCGTTCGACGCCACAGACGAAGGACTCGACGTCAGTTACATGGCGCAGCGCGACGCCTACGAGCGCATCTTCCAGCGCCTCGGCCTGGAGTACGTGATCGTGCAGGCGGATGCCGGCGCCATGGGCGGCTCGCGCAGCGAGGAATTCCTGCACCCGACTCCCGTCGGCGAGGACACCTTCGTCCGCAGCGAAGGCGGCTACGCAGCCAACGTCGAGGCGTTCACCACTGCGGTCCCCGACGCCGTTCCGTTCGACGACGACGCCGCCGCCGCGACGATCTTCGACTCTCCGAACACCCCGACGATCGAGACGCTCGTCGCGCATTCGAACGCCGTGCTCGATGGCGACTACACCGCTGCCGACACTCTCAAGAACGTCGTGCTGGCGCTGACGCACCTGGACGGCACTCGCGAACTCGTAATCGTCGGCCTTCCGGGCGACCGCGAGATCGACGAGAAGCGCGCTGAGGTCGCGTTCTCTCCCGCTGAGGTCACCACTGCAACCGATGACGACTTCGAGAACAACCCGCTCCTCGTGAAGGGCTACATCGGGCCCTGGTCGCCCACCGGCGCCGTGTTGGGTGAGGAGTCGGCCACCGGTATCCGCTACCTCGTCGACCCCCGCGTCTCTGAGGGAACCCGCTGGATCACCGGCGCGAACATCGATCAGAAGCATGCCCACACCGTGATCGCCGGCCGTGACTTCGAAGCCGACGGCATCGTCGAGATCGCGAACGTCCGTGACGGAGACCCTGCACCCGATGGATCGGGCCCCGTCTCCCTCGCGCGCGGCATGGAGATCGGGCACGTGTTCCAGCTCGGTCGCAAGTACGCCGAAGCGCTGGGGCTCAAGGTCCTCAACGAGAACGGCAAGCTCGTCACCGTCACGATGGGATCGTACGGCATCGGCATCACTCGCATCCTCGCGATCATCGCCGAGCTGCACAACGATGACAAGGGCCTGATCTGGCCGGCGTCGGTCGCGCCGTTCGACGTGCACGTCGTGGCGGCCGGTCGCGATCAGATCGCATACGACGTCGCCGAGAAGGCCTCGGCTGATCTCGAGGCCGCCGGGCTCGACGTGCTCTACGACGATCGTCCGAAGGTGTCGCCAGGTGTGAAGTTCGGCGACGCCGAGCTGGTCGGCGTCCCGCGCGTGCTCGTGATCGGACGCGGC
- a CDS encoding alanyl-tRNA editing protein — translation MSDTPAPVQSMGATNVTFASGAVSGEGIITRVERMPSGAVVVVDETPFHPVDHTWPDQPGDAGELSSGDEHVAVTEAVMAAVSDAGEFALGAGIPVKRGVEGWTWLVAHRLDREAPDWLAKGTEVRLEVDARRRAGLSRGHTACHLASLALDLAVADLWRKDPGTDALGSPDFERRANQTSRIDEDGSVDEYRLGKSLRKAGFDTETFAGSLAEREDAINAKLAEWVASGGASRIEVDGPSIIDRRRWRCELPEGEAVILCGGTHVASLSEFSSISVSLDVSDPQLLVMKTSVTSAVA, via the coding sequence TTGTCCGATACTCCGGCACCCGTGCAGAGCATGGGGGCGACGAACGTCACCTTCGCATCCGGTGCCGTCAGCGGCGAAGGCATCATCACACGCGTTGAGCGGATGCCGTCCGGCGCCGTGGTCGTAGTCGATGAGACGCCCTTCCATCCGGTGGATCACACCTGGCCGGATCAGCCAGGGGATGCCGGTGAGCTGAGCTCCGGCGATGAGCACGTCGCTGTCACCGAGGCAGTGATGGCGGCCGTCAGCGATGCGGGCGAGTTCGCACTGGGCGCGGGGATCCCGGTGAAGCGCGGCGTCGAGGGATGGACGTGGCTCGTCGCCCACCGCCTCGACCGCGAAGCGCCGGACTGGCTCGCAAAAGGTACTGAGGTGCGTCTTGAAGTCGATGCCCGCCGCCGCGCGGGGCTGAGCCGGGGACACACCGCGTGCCACCTCGCCTCGCTGGCGCTCGACCTTGCGGTTGCTGATCTGTGGCGCAAGGATCCTGGCACGGATGCGCTGGGCTCGCCTGACTTCGAGAGGCGCGCGAATCAGACCAGCCGCATCGACGAGGACGGCAGCGTCGACGAATACCGCCTCGGCAAGAGCCTCCGCAAAGCAGGATTCGACACTGAGACATTCGCCGGGTCTCTTGCTGAACGCGAGGATGCCATCAACGCGAAGCTTGCGGAGTGGGTGGCGTCAGGTGGTGCGAGTCGGATCGAGGTCGATGGACCCAGCATCATCGATCGTCGCCGCTGGCGCTGCGAACTGCCAGAGGGCGAGGCCGTGATCCTGTGCGGCGGCACTCACGTCGCTTCGCTTTCGGAGTTCTCGAGCATTTCGGTCTCGCTCGACGTCAGCGACCCGCAGCTGCTCGTGATGAAGACGTCGGTCACTTCCGCAGTTGCCTGA
- a CDS encoding RNB domain-containing ribonuclease, with protein MPQRRSHIAPSAVESELAAALAALREDLDTPTEFSPEAMAESEAATAPEPDLDLRDVPFVTLDPLGAKDLDQAMHLARSGSGFEVRYAIADVPAFITPGGAVDAAARERGQTLYAADGSIPLHPRVLSEDRASLLPEQDRPALVWTFELDEAGVVSEFRLERALIRSRAQLDYESAQQALDRGDESPLALLPVIGGLRQELEAQRGGASLNLPDSEVVQRDDGTYDIDRRHPLPLEDWNAQLSLMTGMAAASLMIDAEVGVLRTMPEPDEKAFRAFRLQTEALGRPWKDGEYGEYLRSLDRDDPLTQPVLEAAASLFRGAGYVTFDGSVPADIEQAAIAAPYAHATAPLRRLVDRWALAICLAVSRGEEVPAWVRESLEELPALMQASGQRASRLNADTVNRVEAALLAPLVGSTIEATVIEVRENRATIQIADPAVTASAPLPAGAKPGDTVSVRLVRSDIGKGEVEFAGADAPVTGR; from the coding sequence ATGCCTCAGCGTCGATCACACATCGCTCCGTCCGCCGTCGAGAGCGAACTCGCTGCCGCGCTCGCCGCGCTCCGCGAGGACCTGGACACGCCCACCGAGTTCTCGCCGGAAGCCATGGCCGAATCCGAGGCCGCCACCGCACCGGAACCCGATCTCGATCTGCGCGACGTCCCGTTCGTCACACTCGATCCGCTGGGCGCGAAGGATCTCGATCAGGCGATGCATCTCGCCCGAAGCGGCTCGGGTTTCGAGGTGCGTTACGCGATCGCGGACGTTCCAGCCTTCATCACGCCCGGCGGGGCGGTGGATGCCGCGGCCCGTGAGCGCGGTCAGACCCTGTATGCGGCAGACGGGTCGATCCCGTTGCATCCGAGGGTTCTCAGCGAGGATCGCGCGTCCCTGCTGCCGGAGCAGGACCGGCCAGCCCTCGTGTGGACATTCGAGCTCGACGAGGCCGGCGTCGTGTCGGAGTTCCGGCTGGAACGCGCACTCATCCGATCGCGCGCGCAACTCGACTACGAGAGTGCGCAGCAAGCGCTCGACCGCGGCGACGAGTCTCCTCTTGCACTGCTTCCCGTGATCGGAGGACTGCGTCAGGAACTCGAGGCGCAGCGCGGAGGCGCCAGCCTGAACCTTCCCGATTCGGAGGTCGTGCAGCGCGATGACGGCACGTACGACATCGACCGTCGGCATCCGCTCCCCCTCGAAGACTGGAACGCGCAGCTGTCGCTCATGACCGGGATGGCCGCGGCATCGCTGATGATCGACGCCGAGGTGGGAGTACTGCGCACGATGCCGGAGCCGGACGAGAAGGCGTTCAGGGCATTCCGTCTGCAGACCGAGGCGCTGGGACGGCCGTGGAAGGACGGTGAGTACGGCGAGTACCTCCGTTCTCTCGATCGTGACGACCCGCTCACGCAGCCGGTTCTGGAGGCCGCGGCGTCGCTGTTCCGCGGTGCGGGCTATGTGACGTTCGACGGCTCGGTCCCCGCCGATATCGAGCAGGCGGCCATCGCGGCACCGTATGCGCATGCCACCGCTCCCCTGCGGCGACTGGTGGATCGCTGGGCGCTCGCGATCTGTCTCGCAGTGTCACGCGGCGAAGAGGTTCCCGCGTGGGTGCGCGAGTCGCTCGAGGAATTGCCGGCGCTGATGCAGGCATCGGGCCAGCGCGCCTCCAGGCTGAACGCCGACACCGTCAACCGCGTGGAGGCTGCTCTGCTGGCACCGCTGGTCGGTTCGACGATCGAGGCCACCGTGATCGAGGTTCGGGAGAATCGCGCCACGATTCAGATCGCGGATCCTGCCGTGACGGCATCCGCTCCTCTGCCTGCGGGTGCGAAGCCCGGTGACACGGTGTCGGTTCGCCTGGTGCGTTCGGATATCGGCAAGGGCGAGGTGGAGTTCGCCGGAGCGGATGCACCCGTGACGGGTCGTTGA
- a CDS encoding isocitrate lyase/PEP mutase family protein, translated as MTTADKAQKLVDLYNAPEILRVVNVWDVISAKAVADVSQTTALATAGHSIAATFGYADGQIPRELMLDMVGRIAASTELPVSADLDDGYDDAGDTTRLAIAAGIVGANVEDRLKPLAESVAVMAAIVKAGEAEGVQFALNARTDALVRGGDRPIEASIADAIERGRAFLDVGATSVFVPGILDTDVTRQLVEGIGERKVSVIGLPGALTAAEYEALGVARISYGPMIQRVALTAVQDVASSLYADGVIPASTRALN; from the coding sequence ATGACCACTGCAGACAAGGCTCAGAAGCTCGTCGACCTTTACAACGCACCGGAGATCCTCCGTGTCGTCAACGTGTGGGATGTGATCTCGGCGAAGGCTGTCGCCGACGTTTCGCAGACCACAGCCCTCGCCACCGCAGGGCACTCCATCGCCGCAACCTTCGGGTATGCCGACGGTCAGATCCCGCGCGAACTCATGCTCGACATGGTCGGCCGGATCGCGGCATCCACCGAGCTGCCCGTCTCCGCCGACCTCGATGACGGCTACGACGACGCGGGCGACACCACTCGTCTCGCGATCGCCGCCGGCATCGTCGGCGCGAACGTCGAAGACCGTCTGAAGCCGCTTGCAGAATCCGTCGCCGTCATGGCGGCGATCGTCAAGGCCGGCGAAGCGGAGGGCGTGCAGTTCGCGCTCAACGCCCGCACCGACGCCCTCGTGCGCGGCGGCGACCGCCCGATCGAGGCGAGCATTGCGGATGCCATCGAGCGCGGCCGCGCGTTCCTCGACGTCGGCGCGACCAGCGTCTTCGTTCCCGGCATCCTCGACACCGACGTCACGCGCCAGCTGGTCGAAGGCATCGGCGAGCGCAAGGTCAGCGTCATCGGCCTTCCAGGCGCCCTGACCGCCGCCGAGTACGAAGCACTCGGCGTGGCACGCATCTCGTACGGACCGATGATTCAGCGCGTCGCGCTCACGGCCGTGCAGGACGTGGCCAGTAGCCTGTACGCAGACGGCGTCATCCCCGCCAGCACCCGCGCGCTGAACTGA
- a CDS encoding anthranilate synthase family protein translates to MTDTAALLAALVHDPDASFVLIARDGAQSVELLTGDIEDVDLLADIPLSLEGVSREVFAMVPYRQVRERGFEAQDDGTPLRCLVVDRHEHLPLPDVVEALPQDAVPLKDAGFDISDEDYAQVVTRVIADEIGRGEGANFVIRRDYTATVDLGSDDPVHAERTAALTWFRALLTHERGAYWTFAVITPGHIAVGASPEAHVVARDGIVTMNPISGTFRHPSGGATKETLIEFLSSTKETEELFMVVDEELKMMSAVCSDGGRITGPHLKQMSRLTHTEYMLRGRSRLDPRDILRETMFAPTVTGSPMQNACAVIRRHETKPRGYYSGVAALFTPNAEGGHDVDAPILIRTVYLEDGQLRVPVGATLVRHSDPYGEVSETHGKAAGVLGAIGAIARDVVAETRLDPDAPAAETSLADDPEVAELLASRNSRLAEFWLNPQEDGSAGPFAGRSALVIDAEDRFTTMLAHQLRHLGLDAKIMPWHAVTDADVDAAQLVVAGPGPGDPRDATIARIARMHEIVTRRLGHSAPLLAVCLSHQILADQLGIELAPLASPHQGLQKVVPVFGEDASIGFYNTFTARVSPGTTAAGAAEVSADATTGDVYALRGPSFASVQGHLESILSRDGIRTLERLITDAFA, encoded by the coding sequence ATGACCGATACCGCAGCCCTGCTCGCCGCACTCGTGCATGATCCAGACGCGTCGTTCGTGCTCATCGCACGGGACGGAGCTCAGAGCGTCGAGTTGCTCACGGGTGACATCGAAGACGTCGATCTGCTCGCTGACATCCCCCTCTCGCTCGAGGGCGTCTCCCGCGAGGTCTTCGCGATGGTGCCGTACCGTCAGGTGCGCGAGCGCGGCTTCGAAGCACAGGATGACGGTACTCCGCTGCGCTGCTTGGTCGTCGACCGTCACGAGCATCTTCCCCTTCCCGATGTCGTGGAGGCGCTGCCGCAGGATGCTGTGCCACTGAAGGACGCCGGCTTCGACATCAGCGATGAGGACTACGCACAGGTCGTGACCCGCGTGATAGCCGACGAGATCGGACGTGGGGAGGGAGCGAACTTCGTCATTCGCCGCGACTACACCGCCACTGTCGATCTCGGCTCCGATGACCCTGTGCATGCCGAACGTACCGCGGCGCTCACCTGGTTCCGCGCGCTGTTGACGCACGAGCGGGGTGCCTATTGGACATTCGCCGTCATCACGCCGGGTCACATCGCCGTCGGTGCGAGCCCTGAGGCGCACGTCGTCGCCCGTGACGGCATCGTCACCATGAATCCGATCTCCGGCACCTTCCGCCATCCGTCAGGAGGTGCGACCAAGGAGACGCTGATCGAGTTCCTCTCCTCGACCAAGGAGACCGAGGAGCTCTTCATGGTGGTGGACGAAGAGCTGAAGATGATGAGCGCCGTGTGCTCCGACGGCGGACGGATCACTGGGCCGCACCTGAAGCAGATGTCGCGGCTCACCCACACCGAGTACATGCTGCGCGGGCGCAGCAGGCTCGACCCGCGCGACATCCTTCGGGAGACCATGTTCGCCCCGACCGTGACCGGTTCGCCGATGCAGAACGCCTGTGCGGTCATCCGCCGTCACGAGACCAAGCCGCGCGGCTACTACTCGGGCGTCGCGGCGCTCTTCACCCCGAACGCCGAGGGCGGCCACGACGTCGACGCTCCGATCCTCATCCGCACGGTGTATCTGGAGGACGGGCAGCTCCGCGTCCCCGTCGGAGCGACGCTCGTGCGGCACTCCGATCCGTATGGCGAGGTCAGCGAAACGCACGGCAAGGCGGCCGGAGTGCTCGGCGCCATCGGCGCGATCGCTCGAGACGTCGTCGCCGAGACCAGACTCGACCCGGATGCTCCTGCAGCAGAGACTTCCCTCGCCGACGATCCCGAGGTCGCCGAGTTGCTCGCCTCTCGCAATTCACGGCTGGCCGAGTTCTGGCTGAATCCCCAGGAGGACGGCTCCGCCGGACCGTTCGCAGGGCGCAGCGCGCTCGTGATCGATGCCGAGGACCGCTTCACGACGATGCTTGCCCACCAGCTTCGTCACCTCGGACTCGACGCGAAGATCATGCCCTGGCACGCCGTGACCGATGCGGATGTCGATGCCGCCCAGCTTGTCGTCGCCGGCCCCGGCCCCGGCGACCCTCGTGATGCGACGATCGCACGCATAGCGCGCATGCACGAGATCGTCACCCGCCGCCTGGGTCACAGTGCGCCGCTGCTCGCGGTCTGCCTCAGCCACCAGATCCTGGCCGACCAGCTCGGCATCGAACTCGCGCCGCTGGCTTCGCCGCACCAGGGCCTGCAGAAGGTCGTGCCGGTGTTCGGTGAGGACGCCTCGATCGGCTTCTACAACACCTTCACCGCTCGGGTCTCCCCCGGAACCACCGCTGCAGGCGCAGCGGAGGTGTCTGCTGACGCGACGACCGGTGACGTCTATGCCCTGCGCGGGCCGTCGTTCGCATCGGTGCAGGGGCACCTCGAATCGATCCTGTCGCGCGACGGCATTCGAACGCTGGAGCGCCTGATCACGGACGCGTTCGCCTGA
- the ispG gene encoding flavodoxin-dependent (E)-4-hydroxy-3-methylbut-2-enyl-diphosphate synthase encodes MPAVNLGMPRVPEVLSPRRKSRQISVGKVLVGGDAPVSVQSMTTTKTTDINATLQQIAELTASGCEIVRVAVPHQDDADALKIIAMKSQIPVIADIHFQPRYIYTAIDAGCGAVRVNPGNIREFDGNVGKIAEAAKAAGVSLRIGVNAGSLDKRILQKHGKATAEALVESAVWEASLFEEHDFHDFKISVKHNDPVVMVKAYRLLAERGDWPLHLGVTEAGPAFQGTIKSATAFGILLSEGIGDTIRVSLSAPPAEEVKVGHQILQSLNLRERKLEIVSCPSCGRAQVDVYTLADNVTEGLKDMTVPLRVAVMGCVVNGPGEAREADLGVASGNGKGQIFVKGEVIKTVPEADIVATLIEEANRIAAEMGPDAKTGTAQVVTV; translated from the coding sequence GTGCCTGCAGTGAATCTTGGGATGCCGCGCGTCCCCGAAGTCCTGAGTCCTCGACGCAAGTCCCGACAGATCAGTGTCGGAAAGGTGCTCGTGGGCGGTGACGCTCCCGTCAGCGTTCAGTCGATGACGACGACGAAGACGACCGACATCAACGCGACGCTCCAGCAGATCGCCGAGCTCACCGCCTCCGGATGCGAGATCGTGCGCGTCGCCGTGCCGCACCAGGACGACGCGGATGCACTGAAGATCATCGCGATGAAGAGCCAGATCCCCGTGATCGCCGACATCCACTTCCAGCCGCGCTACATCTACACCGCGATCGATGCCGGCTGTGGCGCCGTGCGCGTGAACCCGGGCAACATCCGCGAGTTCGACGGCAACGTCGGCAAGATCGCCGAAGCGGCCAAGGCTGCCGGGGTCTCGCTCCGCATCGGCGTGAACGCCGGCTCCCTCGACAAGCGCATCCTGCAGAAGCACGGCAAGGCCACCGCGGAGGCACTGGTGGAGAGCGCCGTATGGGAGGCATCGCTGTTCGAGGAGCACGACTTCCACGACTTCAAGATCTCGGTCAAGCACAACGACCCGGTCGTGATGGTCAAGGCATATCGCCTGCTCGCCGAGCGCGGCGACTGGCCCCTGCACCTCGGTGTCACCGAGGCGGGGCCCGCTTTCCAGGGCACGATCAAGTCGGCGACCGCGTTCGGTATCCTCCTGTCCGAGGGCATCGGCGACACCATTCGCGTCTCGCTGTCGGCTCCGCCCGCGGAAGAGGTCAAGGTCGGGCACCAGATCCTGCAGTCGCTGAACCTGCGCGAGCGCAAGCTCGAGATCGTCTCCTGCCCGTCGTGCGGACGTGCTCAGGTAGATGTCTATACACTGGCGGACAACGTGACAGAGGGCCTGAAAGACATGACAGTGCCGCTTCGCGTCGCCGTGATGGGCTGCGTCGTCAACGGTCCCGGCGAGGCCCGCGAAGCCGACCTCGGCGTGGCATCCGGCAACGGCAAGGGCCAGATCTTCGTCAAGGGCGAGGTCATCAAGACCGTCCCGGAAGCCGACATCGTCGCGACCCTGATCGAAGAGGCGAACCGCATCGCCGCCGAGATGGGCCCGGATGCCAAGACCGGCACGGCGCAGGTCGTCACGGTCTGA